Below is a genomic region from bacterium.
CCATCCGCATCATGGGCTTAATGTCCATAACGTCCGTGCTGTCCACCGTCGTATTGGCAAGACGCACGGCAGAGACAAAATACTGCTCCGCCTCTTCAAAGGGAACGGCGCCCGGATCGCGCAAGGCTTCGATAAGCTTTAAGAGCGCCGCCTCATACGTATACTGGTTTTGCGGATCGATCTGCCCGTACATGCGGTTAAAACTCCCCGCCCGAAACGCCGATACCGTCACCGCGTTGCTGACCGTGCGCAGATGGGCAGCGATGGTCTGGTCTAGGAACGAGCGAATATTCTGACGCATGGCATCGGCGGCTTTTTGCGCCTGCTCCACGGCAACCTTTGCCGTTGGTAGCGCTAACGAGTTTCCCGAAAGAATGGCTTGAGAATCCTGCGTGGCGATTCCTATGGCATTCAGAAGATTAGCAAGCTGTTGGTTGTTCTTCTGCGCGTAAACTTTTGTCGTTTCCGCTCCGGCCCGCGCTTCCGCCAGCATTGACGCTTGCTCCGCCAGCATCCTTGTCAGGTCCGGCATTAACGGGGGCGCGGATAATTTTGCAAGAACATCGCCTTCCCGGACCCGGTCTCCAATTCTCACCTTCCATTCAACCAGCGTTCCCTCGCGCTGCGGCTGGATGGGTAAGTTTCCGAGGGAGAGTATTTCTCCCGCCCATGAAGCGCCGGGAGACCCGGCCCCTTCAACGGAATCTCCGACCGTTGCGATCTCCGGGTCGGGTACGAATCCTTTCATTTGCATAATGCCGCTCTTTTCGGCAAGCGCTCCCTCTCCGTGTCGGAACATATGATCCCATGCGAAAGCGAGAACCGGCGCCATAATCACCACAAGCATCAGGCCTAGTTTTTTTCTGCGGCTCAGGGACGCCGCGTACATTATTAATTTTTCCATAAAGAAGTAATTTAACTGAATAAAGGATTTGAGATCCTGTATTTTCTGCGCTCCCTCGGAAGTGTAAATGAGTACTTTTACACTTCACTCGAGTCGCTTGAAAATAAAACAAAAAGCCTCCCAAAAGGGGCCTACGCGCAGCATCAAACAAGCGATCGCAAGATCAGCCGCTTGATGCCGCAATGAAATTCGGGCTAAGTTCCAAAAGCGCAAGCCATTTTCGGAACGGCCTCTGCGCTAAATATAAAATAGTACTCCAATCGATACGGCCAATCTCCGCGAACTTCCAGCGCTTCATTAAGTCGTGCACATCTGTCATGAAGCGTGCCAGGATACCGTAAAGCAGCAGCACAACCGTCAGAATTGCCAGTGTAAGAGGAGATGACGGGATGGCAGTTGTGAAAAATGCGGCAGCGCGCAAACAACGGGAAATTATATCGCTCATGCCCAAAGCCGATGAGTTCGTGCCTCGGGATTCCATGTTCATAGCGGCCATGTCCGAAGACGGGTGAAGGCGTATCTCGTCGCCGAAATGAAGCAACGGAGCGGCCAAGGTCGCCATGAGTATGTATGCGGAAAACAATAGAATTGCGAAATATCTCATAAAATCATTTTTCCGCTTCCAGGCTGGAATTATGCATCCAGACCATGTACGAGCCGAAAATCCAGGAGAATACGAACACGTAAACCGCCCCAAGAATCATGCTTATGGGACTACCCCAGGTAAATCCGGGCAATGTTTCAAATAGTGTATGATGCAACCTCATACCCTGTTCCGAACGGATCGGCAAATAGCCACCCGCCAAACAGAGGGTGTAAGTAATCTCGCCCCCCAAAACACACTTCCAGACATAGCTTTTAAGAGAAAGTCTTCCCATATAATTAAGGATTAGGAAATATCTTTTTTCATTGACTCGAATTCCTCTTTGGACATTTCCCCTTTTGCATAGCGTTCTTTTAGAATATCAAGTGCCGAATTGCGATGACCAGTGTTTCTGCCGTTCGCTTCTTTGACGACCCAAACGATAAAAGCAGTAACTGCTACCCAAAAAATAAGCATCATAAATGCGCCCCAAATACCCAAACCGAACATGTGATCGCCATAATATTCGAACATATGAAATTATTTATTTGATAGGGTGTAAACCTCGATAAGTTCCTTAATAGCTCGCTCGTCCTCCCCGGCCTTCCTCATTTGGTGGCGCACATGCGTCTTGAGATGATTTTCCAGAAGCAGCGCATCCAGGCTTTTAAGAGATTTTTGGATGGTCAGGGAGAGGTGGAGAAGCCCCGTGCAATACTCCTCCTTGTCGATGGCGTCGATGAGCTTTTCAGTCTGCCCCTTAATGATTCTCGCCCGGTGAAGAGCTTTCTGTTTGATTTTTTGATCTACCATAAAAGAGACTGTTTTCTAATAGGATATACCCCTACCCCCTATAATACTCCCTTCCCCGTATATGTCAAGTGCTCCAGACAGAGGATCAAGGTTGCAAAACGGATTGTGATAACAGGGCAAGGGCAGCGAGTACGAAAAAACACCCGGTGTGGCATGGGTGTTTTTTTCATACCCTTTTCGGCCGACTCAAGGACTCTGGACATTCGAGATGCTTTACCGCGCGTTGAGTTTCTTTAAGTCCCCGGGTGTGCCGATAAAAAGTATTCTTTGTGGGTGTGCCAGGAAATTGAATATTGAAAAAGCTGGAATCCCGTGGGAGAACCTGGGACCTCGTCATTACTTGCCCCGTACTAAAATTTTGGACTGCGCTGTGGGCGTACTTGGATTCGGTTTTGTGCTCGGCTCGTTCCTCCGCCTCCGCAAAACCCCGGGATGTCCCCCGGACATCCCTTCGAATCTAACTTCATGTACAAGATACCAAAAACACCTCCTCAGGGGAAGTGTCTTTGGTATCTGTGGGCGTACTTGGATTCGGTTTTGTGCTTGGCTCGTTCCTCCGCCTCCGCAAAACCCCGGGATGTCCCCCGGACATCCCTTCGAATCTAACTTCAAGTACAAGATACCAAAAACACCTCCTCAGGGGAAGTGTCTTTGGTATCTGTGGGCGTACTTGGATTCGAACCAAGGACCTCGTCATTATCAGTGACGCGCTCTAACCAACTGAGCTATACGCCCAAAATTTTTAGTACGGGGGTGAAACGCAAACGTCTTTGCGTTTCACGGGAGACCGCCATGTTTATGAAAAATGGATAGTCTCCCAGGAACAGTGATTCCGCGCCCTAGTCCTAGGCAAGCTCCATTTTCCAGAAACAATGTACTTGCCCGCACAATACTCCGCTGGAGTATTGTGCCCAACTGAGCTACACACCCAACACGAACTCTAAAAATCTTTTTTAGTATACACAAATGCTCGGCGCATCACAAGCCCGCCAGAATTTTTTGTTTGAAAGCTTGGGCGAAGCTGTCTTGCGCCGGGAGACGTTTGTCAAAACTGCGGTCAAGACGGTATACTTAAAAGTAGGATATGTCGCACAATGTTAAAGATCTGCTTTCTCAATATCTCGAGTATCTCGAGATAGAAAAAGGTTGCTCCGCAAAGACGGTGGAAAATTACCATCGGTATCTTAAGCAGTTTTTTTCCTGGGCAAAAATAAAAAGCCCGTCGGCAATCACTTTGGACCTGGTGCGCAAATATCGCATATGGCTGAACCGCCGGGTCTGGCAAAAAGACGAGACGCTTAAAAAAGTCACGCAAAATTACTACATCATCGCCCTGCGCAGTTTTCTTAAGTATCTCAGTAAAATCGGCATTCCGAGCCTTCCGCCCGAGCAAGTAGAGCTCGGCAAGCAGGAGGAACGCGAAGTATCGTTTCTGGAGTGGAGCGACGTCCAGCGATTGCTTGAGGCTCCTTCGGGAGACGATGTTGCTTCATTGCGCGATCGCGCGATCCTGGAGACCCTTTTTTCAACCGGACTTCGCGTATCGGAGCTCACGGGGCTTGATCGCGACCGTATCAATATAGAAAGCGGAGAGTTTTCGGTGCGCGGGAAGGGCGGAAAGATTCGGATCGTATTCTTGTCTGAAAATGCCAAGAAGGCCCTTAAGGCATATCTTGATAAAAGGTTTGACGTTGACCCCGCTCTTTTTGTGCGTTTCGGCAGAATGAAGAAGGGCAAGAACCAGCCGGCATTGCGGCAGAACAAAAGCGATAACCTTCGCCTCACACCCCGTTCGGTGGAGCGCCTCACCCGCAAATACGCATTGAAAGCGGGAATCACCGAACGCGTAGTGCCGCACACAATGCGCCATTCCTATGCAACGGACCTCCTGCGCAACGGCGCCGACATCCGGTCGGTGCAGGCGCTTTTGGGCCATTCTTCCATAACCACGACTCAAATTTATACGCATGTCACCGACAAACAACTCAAGGAGATCTATCAGAAATATCACGGGAAAAAAAGAAAATAATGACCCCGGCACCAACCCAGCCCTTTCAAGTTAATAATCTAACGAGTCGGATAGAAATGTAGGCTATGCCGCTATTGAAAATCGGGCAATGTGTTCCAGAAAGAGCTGGGTGGTGCGGGGTTATTTTTCATTGCCAAATTTCCAAAAAACCAGGGAAATTCGGATGAAAAATAAGTTCTCCACAGTCATTAGCGTCCATGCGCAATACATGGCATAATAAAGACGTTAGGCGTTAATCAAACAATTATGGCATACAAAGGCATTCCAAAAGGAAACCCTTATTGGGCTTTGGTGTTGGGCGTTTCGGTTGCGGTAGCTGCTCTTTTCTACGGATTGTGGCTTATCAGCCCCCACCAGCTTGCCCAGTTTAAGACCGAGAAAAAGACGGTGCAGCCGGTGGATTCTTCGGTCTATTAGTCTTCCGGTGGGGGGGTGCGAGTTGCCGAATAAAAAAGTCCGGGATTCGGCGTAAGATGAAAACAAAGGATTTTGAACCCTTTGTTTTTTTGTGCGGGAATGCTATACGGCTTGCTTCTTGCGGGGTTTACTTTTGTAAGAATTTCTGGTATGGTGTGGGTGGACTGGAAAATCCAACACGTACATTGAAAAGCGAGGTTCTTCATGAAAATAAAGACCGGCATTTTTGATTTAGGAAAAACGGTCATTGATTACGACTGGGACCGCGCCGTAAGAATTTTGGAGCGCTGTCACGGCATTGATCCCAAGCGCGTATACGGAACGATTCTTCACAACGTCGCGCACGAAGGACTGGAGGGATCTCTCTACAACGGGAATCTTTCTCCAAATGAATTTTACCGCGCTTCCCTGGCGCTCTTTCGAAGGCAAGGAGATAGCAGGTCGCCGGAGGCGCCGTTGCCGCACATGGGCGAGGAGCGTTTCTGGGAGATATTCAACACGATTTTTAATCCGAATCCGCCGATGGAAAAACTTATCTTGCGCCTCAAAAAGCGCGGATACCGGCTGGTGCTGCTCACGAACACATGCGCTCCGCATCTGGAATTCGTCAAAAAAACATTCCGTATCATAGACCGCTTCGATGCCATTGTGGCTTCTCACGAGGTAAGCTTGGCGAAGCCGAACCCGGCCATCTACGCATTGGCGCTAAAGGCCGCACGCGCAAAACCGGAAGAATGTTTTTTCGTTGACGATCTTTCGTGGAACCTGACCTACCCGCAAACGCTCGGAATAAAAACCTTCTGCTACGATCTGGAGAACCACGGCGCCCTGCTCGAATGGATGGCACGCGAACGAATACTGTAACGCTACTACCGGAAAAGAAGAAACCGGAAAAATCTTTTTTCGGATTTCTGGCGAGTAAACCGGCTACATCAAGAATGTAGGCCCGTTACAAAAACCCCCGACAAGTCGGGGGATTTTATTTTCAAGCAAGTCGAGCGAAATGCAAAAGTACTCTTTGGCATTTCCGAGCGAGCGCCGAAAATACAGGGTTTAATTCCTGGGCGATTTTCATACATGGGAAACAAGGTAATCGCCCGCAGAATGCAAAGACATTTGCATTCTGCCCCCGCAGCTTGCTGCGGAATTCCTCTCAATCTGCCGTAGGCAGATTGGGGTCCAGGGCTCTGCCCTGGGGTTAATACCCTTTATTTTTCATTAATACTGGTGAATGTATACGGCGCGGCCACTTTCGTCGCGCAACAGTATGCGGTCGTGCGTGCCTCCCCACGCATCCCGAGAGAGTCCCAGATACCCTCTCCACTCTTTTGCGCCATAAAAATCGCCGTCAAATTGGTAATCCTTCAGGCACGCGGCATATGAAAAATGCGTCCGAAGATAATCAAGGCAAGCGGAGTCTTCGGTTATCCGGGTATCTGTGATATTTTGCGGAATGGTGCATGCGGGAATTTTTTGTATATAATCGCGGCATGCTTGCGCAAGATCCGGAAGATCCCTTGTATCCACCCGCGGACAACTTGCGGATAGCGCCGGATAGAACGCCGTTGATTTGGTCATATATCCAAAACATTTGTTGATGTGGAACCCGTCAGAAAAAACAGGGCTTGTTCCGGAAAGAAGCGTAAGGCGCTCCCCCGGACCCAGCACTACGGACGTTTCAAGGTCCTGGGTATCAAAACGCGGCAGATCCAGCGCACGTGGAATTTTGTGGTTCAGTTTATTGTCTCCCTCCACGCTCCACCCTTCAAGCGAAATGGGGTCGCGCGATGTATTTGAGATCTGGATATATTCGCGCGCGGGATTTGTCTCGCGACCCGTCACGCTCGATATCTTGACCTGTTTCCAGTAAGGCGACAGCGATGAGACAAAAGAAAAACTTATGGGTTTTGCCGATACTCGTCCGTCGCTTGAACGAGCTCGGACGTAAAATATATAATCGCCACCTTTTTTGAGAGTGATGCGCCGCAGGGTTTCCTGGCGCACGGAAATCCAGCGAGTGTCGAAGCCCGGCAGAAATGTTTCGTAGGAAACGCCGGAGCGGCTCGCCGAAGGGACTCCCGGGGCAAAAAAACGGAATTGCACGCTGTCCCCCTCAACAACACTTTTGGGTGTTTCGCGAAACATCACGTCAAGCGAGTATCCTTGCAAAGAAGCTTTCGGCACTATAACGCCCTCGGAGATATTTTTGAAGAACGCGGAGTTCACAAGATTGATGTTCTCCCAGGAATATCCGCGCGAGTTGAATGTTTGGGGGTCCGGAACCCATCGGCGTCTTCCGTTCTCTATAACATATACCTTGGGGGAATCCACGGAACGCAGAAGAACGCCGTTCGGTATGCGGCGGCGGTCTTGCACGCGGTCTCCCTCGGGGTATTCTTTCAGTTCCCGTAGAGGAACGTCTCGTATCTTGTCCCAGTTAAAACCGAGCGCATTGAACGTTTCCGGATCCGGAACCCATCGGCGCATACCGTCTTCCAATATATATACCTCGGGAGCTCCACTGGCCCTCAACAGAGAACCTGCGGAAAATGTTGCTCCGTATGCAATAAATGGCGTAGTTAAAGCAAATATAGAAAATGCGCAGGAGAGCAATGCCCCGTATTTTACAAAAGTTATTTTTAGGAAGGATTTATCTGTTTTTGGCATAAAGTAGGATATTTTCGAAATATATGCTCTTTATTCACTATAAGTATATAGTAATTTGCTTAATTAGTCAACCCCGGCACTAATTCTCGGCAGGGAGAAATAACAGAGTTTCGAGGATAGAAAGACGATATTTTTGCATATTTCTCTATAATTCTTTGCAACATGCCGCTGTGCGGCATGAGCCGAGAATTAGTCGCGGGGTCAATATATGCTTGACAAGTCTGCTATATCTATGTTAAACTACAACTTCATGGAAAAATCAAGAAAACATAAGGCTCCGGCCTTGCAAAGAATGGCTTTTACTCCGCGCGCATGCGGTGTATTGGGAGGCGTGATCTTTTGCGTATGCGCTGCTTTTATTTTTCTTACAAGCGGCATGTTTTCTCCCGCGAAAGCCTATGTCGGCTGCCCGGGCTACCCGGACGGGGTTATCGGCATCATTGAAGAAAATACGGTTTCTTTTGCAAATACTTCTTCGGAATGCAGACAGATCGGGATTGCGGTGTACCGCCTCTACTCGGCGACAGCGCGCGAAGGCGCATTCTATTATTTTAACACGACGGCGCTCCATTCCGGTCTCAGCAGATCATATACTTTTAAACCGCCTCTCTGTTCCTACGTCATTGACGTGATAGTGGGAGACCCTATAAAAGACGTAAAAAGCAAGGCTGATTACGGCTCGCGCCTTCTTGAAGAGCGCGTATTCACCACGTCGCTTGGCTACTGCACTCCTTCGGGTTCTGGCATCGCATCGGATAATTCGAACCCCCTTCCCTCCCCAAGGAATGTTCCGCTTCCTTCGCCAAAGATTGCCGCAGCGCCCCTGCCGAAGCCAAAAGTTTTAGGGGCATCCGCTACGCCCACTTCTACAAATCCTCTTGCCGCTAACACCGGAAGCGATGCGGCATTGCCGCTTGCGCTTCTTGCCAGCATTCTTGCCTCTGGAGCGGCGGTATTAGTAAACCCCATTAGAAGTCGCGGACGCTCTTTCTTCATGAAGAGTAAACCTTTCAGGGAATAAGTCCGCGTCCTACTTCTAAACGGGGTAAAACCAAAATGCATATAAATGTTTCGAACTTCAAATTCGGAAATACGCCGCATTACAGCATCAACGGTATTCTCGCACAGGGCTTTATCAAAAGGCTCGAGGCCGTTAAAAGTAGGGGTGGGCTCGCGCGCACCCTGCTTGTTTTTTCTATTATATTATTCCTGTTCGTGGTCGTAGCCACTTCCGGACGGTCGTACGCGGCACGCGCATCCTATTTTTTTGAAACTGCCCGATCTATTCCCGCGCTCAAAAGCATTATGGGTTCAAAAAATCCCTCTTCCGCCGGGCTTCTTCCGATATCTCGCTTTGTGGAAACGGGCGGGGACGAGTTGGCGCATCTTTCGCAGACACTTTCCATCCCCAAGCTGCATGTATCCGCTCCAATCGTGGAAACTTCACGCGATCTTAAGATTCTCGATAAGGACCTGGAAAGCGGCGTTGTCCGCTGGCCCGCGGACGCAAAGGCCGGCGGCGAGGAAGGAGCTATGATATTATTGGGTCACAGCTCTGCGCCAATGACCTACAAAGGAACATATGGCTCGGTATTCGCGCTGCTCGATAAGCTTGAAAAAGGAGACCGCATCTCGGTAAGCGGCCGGGAAACCAGGACCTATCGCGTAGTTGAACGGCTTATCATAAACCCCAAAACATACAAAGAAGATTTTCAAGGTCTGGCCGGAGATAATCTGGTGCTGGTTTCCTGCTGGCCCGTAGGTTCGCGCCTGCAGCGCATCGCGGTACGGGCCGAAAGGATATTTATAGAGAATTAGCAACAAATAAACACCTGGGGTCCTAGAGCAAACCCGGCGCTACAACGCCACTGGATTAATGTTGTATCGCTGGGTATACTTATTTATATAGGGTATGAATCCCGTTAGAAATCGCGGACGCACAGAGACGTATATTTCTTAACGAAGATTCGGTATTTATCAGCAATAATGCCATAGGACGATAACGCATCTTGCGTCTGCGTCCTATTTCTAACGGGATGAAAAAAGAAATATCACAGCTTCCGAAGGTATTAAGAGAAAAATGCACGACGCACGCGCTTGGCGCCATTGACCGGGGCGTTATGTGGGCGCGTCTCAACACCTCCTCGAGCGCCGAGGTGCGCCTTGCCCATCTCCTGCTTGCCATCAGCATGGAGAATGGGAGTTTGGGAGCAAATATTCTCCATGCCCATCGGCTTCAGGCATCGGATGTCGTGCTTCCCGAAGGCATGTCTCCGGAAATGCTGAAAAATCAGACTCTGGGAACGGATGGACCGGAAACAAAGCCCGTAACCTTTTCGCAGGAGATCAAGTCCGCCATAAAAAAAGCCACGCACGTGGCGTCCCAATTCCATCATAAGTACCTTGGCACCGAACATCTGCTTTATGGCATTGCGAACGAAGCGATCAAAAACCCCTCCCGCGCGCTTCTTGAAGGAAGGGCAAAACAAAAACTTTTGGACCTGAAGCGGCACATCGAGGAAATTTTTTCTTCGGGTGCCCGTTTTACGGACGTCGATAATCTTACCGCAATTGCCGACGATCCCTTCTTGCCGCTGCTTATGATACAAAAGGGTCTTGCCGCCATGCCCGACGAAGGAACGGAGGACCATATGCAGGGCGAGGACAAGGCCGCGTTCGCGAAATCTCCGGTCTCTCCCCGCTCAAGCCTTTCGAATTTTTGCGAAGACCTCGTGCTCAAGGCCGAGCGGGGAGAGCTTGATCCGCTCATCGGGCGCGAGGCGGAAGTAGACCGTCTCATACACATTCTTTTGCGGCGCATAAAAAATAATCCCGTGCTTATTGGCGAGGCGGGCGTGGGCAAGACCGCTATCGTGTACGGCCTGGCGCTTCGCATTGCAAAAGGCGCGGTTCCCGAAGAGCTCCAAAAAAAACGCATCTTGTCTCTTGATATGGGAGCATTGGTTGCCGGAACGATGTTCCGCGGAGAATTTGAGACACGGCTTAAGGAAGTCATACGCGAAGCGCGAAGCAAGCGCGTGATTCTTTTCATTGACGAGGTCCACATCGTGGTGGGGGCGGGAGCCGCTTCGGGCTCCATGGACGCGGCGAATATGCTCAAACCCCCGCTTTCGCAAGGGCTTATTCAGGTTATCGGCGCCACCACACTTGACGAGTATCGAAAATCCATCGAGAAAGATTCGGCATTAGAACGGCGCTTTCAGCCGATCCATGTACGGGAACTTGGCGAAGAGGCTGCCATAGACGTTATTAGCGGCATCAAGTCGGCCTACGAAAAACATCACAACATCTCAATCTCCCCCGACGCGATCCGCGCCGCAGTGATGCTTTCCGAACGCTATATTCAAGACCGTCTGCTCCCCGACAAAGCCATCGACGTGCTGGATGAAGCGGCTTCGTACGTGCGCGGCAAAGCTTCTCCAAGCAAAGTTCGGCCGCACCTGCAGGAGTTCGAAAAACTGCTTGCCGAGCGCCTTGAACAAAAAGAACTTGCGATGGAAAAGGAAGAATACGAAAAAGCCCTGAAACTTAAAAAGGAGATAGATCAACTGCAAAAAGAGCTTCTGGAGCTCAAGGACCAGAAGAAAAAAGAAGAGGGCGTCTTAAGAGTCTCGCTCACGGAAGACGATGTGCGCCACACCATAGCGCAGATGACGGGCATTCCCGTGGAAAATCTGCAAAGCGCGGAAGCGCAGGAGCTCAAAGATACGGAAAAAACCCTCCAGGGCCGAATCATCGGACAGGATGAGGTTATTCGGCAGGTTACGCGCACTCTGCGAAGAGCGCGCACGGGGCTCACCAATCCCAAGCGTCCGTTCGGTTCATTCATATTCATCGGGCCTACCGGCGTGGGAAAAACGGAACTTGCCAAAGTTCTTGCGGAAGTGGTGCATCACAAACCCGATGCGCTCATTAAAATGGACATGTCGGAGTTTATGGAGCCGCATTCCGTTGCAAAGCTCATCGGCGCACCCCCTGGCTACGTGGGCTACGAAGACGAAGGAAGGCTCACCGAACGTGTTCGCCGCAACCCCTATTCCATTATTCTCTTTGACGAAATAGAAAAAGCGCATCCGGCCATCTTCAATGTGTTGTTACAGATATTGGAGGATGGAGAACTCACGAGCGCAGCAGGCCGCAAGGTTAGCTTCCGCAACACCATCATTATCATGACCTCTAACATCGGCACGGAAGAATTCACGAAAGCCGCCTCCACCATAGGTTTTTCGTCCGAAGGTCCCAAAGAAGGAGCGGATGATATCGCCGAGGACCTTGAGACGCGCTTTGAGGAAATAAAGGAACGGACACTCAAGGAACTTCGCGACATCATGCGACCGGAACTTTTGAATCGCATTGACGGCGTGATAGTATTTCGGCCTTTAAACAAAAAAGATATCCAGAAGATCAGCGAACTGGAGTTGGACCACCTTGCCCGCCGCATGCTTACAAATAAAAAACTGAGCATCGCGTTCGGCAAGCAGGTTTCCTCGTATATTGCGCGTCATGCGTTCAATCCCAGAGAGGGCGCACGCCCGGTGCGGCGCGCCATAGAACAGCGCGTTGAGGACATGCTCGCCGAAAAACTTATCGATCTTGCGGTGAAAGAGGGAGACGCGATAAAAGTGGATGTGGTGAAGGATAAGGTGGTGGTTACCAAGAGCAAGAAGTAGTTTTTGCCGTTTGCTCCGATGAGTATTTCGAAAAGACGCAATCGTGTTGCTCCTGTCCCGACTAAAGTCGAGGATCCCGGTTTCTTTATAAATGATTCATGGAGCACCGGGACGGCAACCCGTCGCTCGCTTCTCGGCATTGCGGTCCCGCCCAAGGCGGGA
It encodes:
- a CDS encoding biotin/lipoyl-binding protein, with translation MEKLIMYAASLSRRKKLGLMLVVIMAPVLAFAWDHMFRHGEGALAEKSGIMQMKGFVPDPEIATVGDSVEGAGSPGASWAGEILSLGNLPIQPQREGTLVEWKVRIGDRVREGDVLAKLSAPPLMPDLTRMLAEQASMLAEARAGAETTKVYAQKNNQQLANLLNAIGIATQDSQAILSGNSLALPTAKVAVEQAQKAADAMRQNIRSFLDQTIAAHLRTVSNAVTVSAFRAGSFNRMYGQIDPQNQYTYEAALLKLIEALRDPGAVPFEEAEQYFVSAVRLANTTVDSTDVMDIKPMMRMDQNEYLEMASKYREMEAEAAMKATEYKLMSVEQTKMYAQDRKMIDEQIA
- a CDS encoding SHOCT domain-containing protein gives rise to the protein MFEYYGDHMFGLGIWGAFMMLIFWVAVTAFIVWVVKEANGRNTGHRNSALDILKERYAKGEMSKEEFESMKKDIS
- a CDS encoding metal-sensing transcriptional repressor; this encodes MVDQKIKQKALHRARIIKGQTEKLIDAIDKEEYCTGLLHLSLTIQKSLKSLDALLLENHLKTHVRHQMRKAGEDERAIKELIEVYTLSNK
- a CDS encoding tyrosine-type recombinase/integrase, translating into MSHNVKDLLSQYLEYLEIEKGCSAKTVENYHRYLKQFFSWAKIKSPSAITLDLVRKYRIWLNRRVWQKDETLKKVTQNYYIIALRSFLKYLSKIGIPSLPPEQVELGKQEEREVSFLEWSDVQRLLEAPSGDDVASLRDRAILETLFSTGLRVSELTGLDRDRINIESGEFSVRGKGGKIRIVFLSENAKKALKAYLDKRFDVDPALFVRFGRMKKGKNQPALRQNKSDNLRLTPRSVERLTRKYALKAGITERVVPHTMRHSYATDLLRNGADIRSVQALLGHSSITTTQIYTHVTDKQLKEIYQKYHGKKRK
- a CDS encoding HAD-IA family hydrolase, encoding MKIKTGIFDLGKTVIDYDWDRAVRILERCHGIDPKRVYGTILHNVAHEGLEGSLYNGNLSPNEFYRASLALFRRQGDSRSPEAPLPHMGEERFWEIFNTIFNPNPPMEKLILRLKKRGYRLVLLTNTCAPHLEFVKKTFRIIDRFDAIVASHEVSLAKPNPAIYALALKAARAKPEECFFVDDLSWNLTYPQTLGIKTFCYDLENHGALLEWMARERIL
- a CDS encoding lamin tail domain-containing protein, which translates into the protein MPKTDKSFLKITFVKYGALLSCAFSIFALTTPFIAYGATFSAGSLLRASGAPEVYILEDGMRRWVPDPETFNALGFNWDKIRDVPLRELKEYPEGDRVQDRRRIPNGVLLRSVDSPKVYVIENGRRRWVPDPQTFNSRGYSWENINLVNSAFFKNISEGVIVPKASLQGYSLDVMFRETPKSVVEGDSVQFRFFAPGVPSASRSGVSYETFLPGFDTRWISVRQETLRRITLKKGGDYIFYVRARSSDGRVSAKPISFSFVSSLSPYWKQVKISSVTGRETNPAREYIQISNTSRDPISLEGWSVEGDNKLNHKIPRALDLPRFDTQDLETSVVLGPGERLTLLSGTSPVFSDGFHINKCFGYMTKSTAFYPALSASCPRVDTRDLPDLAQACRDYIQKIPACTIPQNITDTRITEDSACLDYLRTHFSYAACLKDYQFDGDFYGAKEWRGYLGLSRDAWGGTHDRILLRDESGRAVYIHQY
- a CDS encoding sortase; translation: MHINVSNFKFGNTPHYSINGILAQGFIKRLEAVKSRGGLARTLLVFSIILFLFVVVATSGRSYAARASYFFETARSIPALKSIMGSKNPSSAGLLPISRFVETGGDELAHLSQTLSIPKLHVSAPIVETSRDLKILDKDLESGVVRWPADAKAGGEEGAMILLGHSSAPMTYKGTYGSVFALLDKLEKGDRISVSGRETRTYRVVERLIINPKTYKEDFQGLAGDNLVLVSCWPVGSRLQRIAVRAERIFIEN
- a CDS encoding ATP-dependent Clp protease ATP-binding subunit, producing MKKEISQLPKVLREKCTTHALGAIDRGVMWARLNTSSSAEVRLAHLLLAISMENGSLGANILHAHRLQASDVVLPEGMSPEMLKNQTLGTDGPETKPVTFSQEIKSAIKKATHVASQFHHKYLGTEHLLYGIANEAIKNPSRALLEGRAKQKLLDLKRHIEEIFSSGARFTDVDNLTAIADDPFLPLLMIQKGLAAMPDEGTEDHMQGEDKAAFAKSPVSPRSSLSNFCEDLVLKAERGELDPLIGREAEVDRLIHILLRRIKNNPVLIGEAGVGKTAIVYGLALRIAKGAVPEELQKKRILSLDMGALVAGTMFRGEFETRLKEVIREARSKRVILFIDEVHIVVGAGAASGSMDAANMLKPPLSQGLIQVIGATTLDEYRKSIEKDSALERRFQPIHVRELGEEAAIDVISGIKSAYEKHHNISISPDAIRAAVMLSERYIQDRLLPDKAIDVLDEAASYVRGKASPSKVRPHLQEFEKLLAERLEQKELAMEKEEYEKALKLKKEIDQLQKELLELKDQKKKEEGVLRVSLTEDDVRHTIAQMTGIPVENLQSAEAQELKDTEKTLQGRIIGQDEVIRQVTRTLRRARTGLTNPKRPFGSFIFIGPTGVGKTELAKVLAEVVHHKPDALIKMDMSEFMEPHSVAKLIGAPPGYVGYEDEGRLTERVRRNPYSIILFDEIEKAHPAIFNVLLQILEDGELTSAAGRKVSFRNTIIIMTSNIGTEEFTKAASTIGFSSEGPKEGADDIAEDLETRFEEIKERTLKELRDIMRPELLNRIDGVIVFRPLNKKDIQKISELELDHLARRMLTNKKLSIAFGKQVSSYIARHAFNPREGARPVRRAIEQRVEDMLAEKLIDLAVKEGDAIKVDVVKDKVVVTKSKK